One genomic segment of Strix aluco isolate bStrAlu1 chromosome 9, bStrAlu1.hap1, whole genome shotgun sequence includes these proteins:
- the DYNLT2B gene encoding dynein light chain Tctex-type protein 2B — MGELGPDDGAGNTYSLRPGLQRRFKSSTVKECIHAILKEKLANVQYIPEEMPQLTKSLSETIKDRLKEEGFDRYKMVVQVVIGEQRGEGVNMAARCFWDADTDSYAHDVYMNDSLFCVVAAFGCFYY, encoded by the exons ATGGGCGAGCTGGGCCCGGACGATGGGGCCGGGAACACGTACAGCCTGCGGCCCGGCCTCCAGCGCCG ATTTAAATCATCCACAGTGAAAGAATGCATTCATGCAATACTGAAAGAGAAGCTGGCCAATGTACAGTACATCCCAGAAGAAATGCCTCAGCTTACAAAGTCTTTATCAGAGACAATAAAAGACAGACTGAAAG agGAGGGATTTGACAGGTACAAAATGGTGGTGCAAGTCGTCAttggagagcagagaggagaaggagtgaA TATGGCTGCACGATGTTTCTGGGATGCTGACACTGACAGCTATGCTCACGATGTGTACATGAAT GACAGCCTGTTTTGTGTGGTAGCTGCGTTTGGCTGCTTCTACTATTGA